The following proteins are encoded in a genomic region of Phycisphaerales bacterium:
- a CDS encoding glycosyltransferase, with the protein MVVAQVKPDASPAASAMPRIALAHDWLVGMRGGERVLDRLATLFGPTDLFLMVHDASRRYTPALDACTIHTSSLQRWPGAAGRLRRWYLPLYPRAVESLRLEPRFDLLISTSSAMIKAIMPPMRRDGRGRAPHLCYCHCPARYLWSLREEYSSGGWAGHLRRAGFGVFGNRLRRYDRETCDRVDTFLANSAHTARAIQSCYGREATVVHPPVDTGFFTPGPGIGRGEHFLVISALEPYKRIDLAIHAANALRVPLRIGGDGSQAGFLRRLAGPTVTFLGPLDNQQTRDEYRTARALLFPGIEDFGIVPVEAMACGCPIIALHRGGAEDWMTDRVGVRFEQQSAAALCEAMRQFESTAIDADACRRNALRFDVPTFDAAMQRQVARILDS; encoded by the coding sequence ATGGTAGTCGCGCAAGTCAAACCCGACGCCTCGCCAGCAGCCTCAGCCATGCCGCGCATCGCGCTGGCCCACGACTGGCTCGTGGGCATGCGCGGCGGCGAGCGCGTGCTCGACCGGCTCGCGACTCTGTTCGGACCCACCGATCTCTTTTTGATGGTGCACGACGCGTCGCGCCGCTACACGCCGGCGCTCGATGCGTGCACCATCCACACCTCATCGCTGCAGCGCTGGCCCGGCGCCGCGGGCCGGTTGCGCCGCTGGTACCTGCCGCTCTATCCGCGCGCGGTGGAGTCGCTGCGCCTCGAGCCGCGCTTCGATCTGCTCATTTCCACAAGTTCGGCGATGATCAAGGCCATCATGCCGCCGATGCGCCGCGACGGCCGCGGCCGCGCGCCGCATCTGTGCTACTGCCACTGCCCGGCCCGCTACCTCTGGTCGCTGAGGGAAGAGTACAGCAGCGGGGGCTGGGCCGGGCATCTCCGCCGCGCCGGCTTTGGCGTCTTTGGCAATCGACTGCGCCGCTATGACCGCGAGACCTGCGATCGCGTGGACACCTTCCTTGCCAACAGCGCCCACACCGCGCGGGCTATCCAGTCCTGCTATGGGCGCGAAGCAACCGTCGTGCACCCGCCCGTGGACACGGGCTTCTTCACGCCCGGGCCGGGCATCGGGCGCGGCGAGCACTTTCTCGTCATCTCCGCGCTCGAGCCCTACAAGCGCATCGACCTCGCCATTCACGCGGCCAACGCGCTGCGCGTGCCGCTGCGCATCGGCGGCGACGGTTCGCAGGCCGGCTTTCTGCGCCGACTCGCCGGACCAACCGTCACCTTCCTCGGCCCGCTCGACAACCAGCAGACGCGCGATGAATACCGAACTGCGCGAGCCCTGCTCTTTCCCGGCATCGAGGACTTCGGCATTGTTCCCGTCGAAGCCATGGCGTGCGGCTGCCCCATCATCGCCCTGCATCGCGGGGGCGCCGAAGACTGGATGACGGATCGCGTCGGCGTGCGATTCGAACAGCAGAGCGCTGCGGCGCTGTGCGAAGCGATGCGGCAGTTTGAATCGACGGCAATCGACGCCGACGCCTGCCGCCGCAATGCCCTGCGCTTCGACGTGCCGACTTTTGACGCGGCAATGCAGCGGCAAGTCGCTCGCATTCTCGATTCATGA
- a CDS encoding amidohydrolase family protein, producing the protein MPSQPAVHAANLHGLDYRTEARRLGPPPAPITDVHTHINGTKAVEIYRRAAELFGVQQVYSMTHLEHVEVTRELFGQRLRYIAVPQWGASDRRKAFTTDWLDRIERYAAIGCRICKFWAAPRSRDIGIELGEPDLFALDGPHRREAMEVARQCGMMFMTHVADPDTWFATKYADAKRYGTKLDQYKPLERVLDEFGDVPWIAAHMGGYPEDLDFLDALLQRHDNLHLDTSATKWMIREISRQPRQRVVEFLTRWKGRILFGSDIVTTDEHLKPTATAMGMGHLAADEEQAFDLYASRYYALRLMWETDHHGLSPIADPDLAMVEPERFDSNASPVLEGKRLPRDLLVSLYHDAAANLLDAWHAS; encoded by the coding sequence ATGCCCAGCCAGCCTGCTGTCCACGCCGCAAACCTGCACGGCCTCGACTATCGCACCGAGGCCAGGCGCCTTGGTCCGCCGCCGGCGCCGATCACCGATGTGCACACGCACATCAACGGGACGAAGGCCGTCGAGATCTACCGGCGCGCGGCGGAGCTGTTCGGCGTGCAGCAAGTCTATTCCATGACGCATCTCGAACACGTGGAAGTGACGCGCGAACTGTTCGGGCAGCGCCTGCGCTACATCGCCGTGCCGCAGTGGGGCGCCAGCGACCGGCGCAAGGCGTTCACGACCGACTGGCTCGACCGCATCGAGCGCTACGCCGCGATCGGCTGCCGCATCTGCAAGTTCTGGGCCGCGCCGCGCTCGCGCGACATCGGCATCGAACTGGGCGAGCCGGATCTCTTCGCGCTCGACGGGCCGCATCGGCGCGAGGCGATGGAGGTCGCCCGGCAATGCGGCATGATGTTCATGACCCACGTGGCTGATCCCGACACGTGGTTTGCCACCAAATACGCCGACGCGAAGCGCTACGGCACCAAGCTCGATCAATACAAACCGCTGGAGCGCGTGCTTGACGAGTTCGGCGATGTGCCGTGGATCGCCGCGCACATGGGCGGCTATCCGGAAGATCTCGATTTTCTCGACGCGCTGCTGCAGCGGCACGACAATCTGCATCTCGACACTTCGGCGACGAAATGGATGATCCGCGAAATCTCGCGCCAGCCGCGCCAGCGCGTCGTGGAGTTTCTGACCCGGTGGAAGGGCCGCATCCTCTTCGGCTCGGACATCGTCACGACGGATGAACACCTCAAACCGACGGCGACGGCCATGGGCATGGGGCATCTCGCCGCCGATGAAGAACAGGCATTCGATCTCTACGCGAGCCGCTACTACGCGCTGCGCCTGATGTGGGAGACGGATCACCACGGGCTGTCGCCGATTGCCGATCCGGACCTGGCGATGGTGGAGCCGGAGCGATTTGATTCGAACGCATCGCCGGTGCTTGAGGGCAAGCGGCTGCCGCGCGACCTGCTGGTGAGCCTGTACCATGACGCGGCGGCGAACCTGCTCGACGCGTGGCACGCCTCCTGA
- a CDS encoding DUF4159 domain-containing protein gives MSLDLRRLALAAAMVLPIIEPLRLVPAAQDPPQEAAVVQVAHLVYDQNKTAQCFASGYLDLLTRETEIKVNREPARIALDSPQLYDYPFAVLSGEGAFTFTDEQFTAIRQYIERGGFILASAGCSSADWNRSFRHEIAQVFADVPLEPLELDEDIFQTVFHITSLRTKTNKASVQLYGLRFNGRLAMIYSPEGLNDTGNAGGGCCCCGGNEIRDAKYINANVLAWVLTH, from the coding sequence ATGAGCCTTGATCTCCGCCGCCTCGCGCTCGCAGCCGCAATGGTGCTGCCGATCATTGAGCCGCTGCGCCTCGTGCCGGCGGCGCAGGATCCGCCGCAGGAGGCCGCGGTCGTTCAGGTGGCGCATCTCGTTTACGACCAGAACAAGACCGCCCAGTGCTTTGCCTCAGGCTACCTCGATCTGCTCACGCGCGAAACGGAAATCAAAGTCAATCGCGAGCCGGCCCGCATCGCGCTCGACTCGCCCCAACTCTACGACTACCCCTTCGCGGTGCTCAGCGGCGAGGGCGCATTCACGTTCACGGATGAACAGTTCACCGCCATCCGCCAGTACATCGAGCGCGGCGGCTTCATTCTCGCCTCGGCCGGCTGTTCGAGCGCCGACTGGAACCGTTCGTTCAGGCACGAGATCGCGCAGGTGTTCGCCGATGTTCCTCTCGAGCCGCTCGAACTGGACGAGGACATCTTCCAGACCGTCTTTCACATCACCAGCCTGCGCACCAAGACGAACAAAGCCAGCGTGCAACTCTACGGGCTGCGCTTCAACGGCCGGCTCGCCATGATCTACTCGCCCGAGGGGCTCAACGACACCGGCAACGCAGGCGGCGGCTGCTGCTGCTGCGGCGGCAACGAGATCCGCGACGCCAAGTACATCAACGCGAACGTCCTCGCCTGGGTTCTTACGCACTGA
- the kdsB gene encoding 3-deoxy-manno-octulosonate cytidylyltransferase gives MSDVVVVIPARYASSRFPGKPLAARTGRPLIQHVCERAALATCASRVLVATDDSRIAKAVQGFGGEVVMTRADHPNGTSRLAEVARDLAHGTIVVNVQGDEPDIDPALIDKAAQALGDADMCTVASPFAADEDPANPNIVKVVVDRMGRALYFSRALIPFKRDAIGPSQPLKHVGLYSYRREFLIEYVGMTPTPLERTEHLEQLRVLEHGRRIQVVIADARHHGIDTPEQYNEFVKRWLAEHPA, from the coding sequence ATGAGCGACGTGGTCGTGGTCATTCCCGCCCGTTACGCATCCAGTCGCTTCCCCGGGAAACCACTGGCCGCCCGCACCGGCCGCCCCCTCATTCAGCACGTCTGCGAGCGCGCTGCTCTGGCGACCTGCGCTTCGCGTGTGCTCGTCGCCACCGATGACTCGCGCATCGCCAAGGCGGTGCAGGGCTTTGGCGGCGAAGTCGTCATGACCCGCGCCGATCATCCCAACGGCACCAGCCGCCTGGCCGAAGTCGCCCGCGACCTCGCGCACGGCACGATCGTCGTCAACGTGCAGGGCGATGAGCCCGACATCGATCCCGCGCTGATCGACAAGGCCGCCCAGGCGCTGGGCGACGCCGACATGTGCACCGTCGCCTCGCCTTTTGCCGCCGACGAAGATCCGGCCAACCCGAACATCGTCAAGGTTGTTGTCGATCGCATGGGCCGGGCCCTGTACTTCTCGCGGGCGCTCATCCCCTTCAAGCGCGATGCGATCGGCCCGAGCCAGCCGCTCAAGCACGTCGGGCTGTATTCCTACCGCCGCGAGTTTCTCATCGAGTACGTCGGCATGACGCCCACGCCGCTCGAACGCACCGAGCATCTCGAACAGTTGCGCGTGCTCGAACACGGCCGGCGCATCCAGGTCGTCATCGCCGATGCGCGCCACCACGGCATCGACACGCCCGAGCAGTACAACGAATTCGTCAAGCGCTGGCTCGCAGAGCATCCGGCGTAG
- the def gene encoding peptide deformylase, giving the protein MSVDPASLRILRYPHPALLRTARPLEDITDETRSVAARMLDLMREARGVGLAAPQVGLAWRMFVTNSGADDEPDRVYINPVLREPEGGLEAHEEGCLSLPDVLGDVWRPPTISIEATDLEGNRFTLRSGELLARVWQHEYDHLDGRLIIHRFGQMAKLANRRVLKELERAGTP; this is encoded by the coding sequence ATGAGCGTCGATCCGGCATCTCTGCGCATCCTCCGATACCCCCATCCGGCCCTGCTGCGCACGGCGCGCCCGCTTGAGGACATCACCGACGAAACGCGAAGCGTCGCCGCCCGCATGCTCGATCTCATGCGCGAGGCGCGCGGCGTGGGGCTGGCCGCGCCGCAGGTCGGCCTGGCCTGGCGGATGTTCGTCACCAACAGCGGAGCCGACGACGAGCCCGACCGCGTGTACATCAATCCCGTGCTGCGCGAGCCCGAAGGCGGCCTCGAAGCGCACGAGGAGGGATGCCTGAGCCTGCCGGATGTACTCGGCGACGTCTGGCGGCCGCCGACGATCTCGATCGAGGCGACGGACCTTGAGGGCAACCGCTTCACGCTCCGCAGCGGCGAACTGCTCGCGCGCGTGTGGCAGCATGAGTACGACCACCTCGACGGCCGGCTCATCATCCACCGCTTCGGCCAGATGGCCAAACTCGCCAACCGCCGCGTGCTCAAGGAACTCGAGCGCGCGGGGACGCCGTGA